The following DNA comes from Deltaproteobacteria bacterium.
GGACGGATTTCTATCCCCTGGATCTGCGGGAAGTGCTGGCCGGCGCCCTCGAGGACGCGCGCCGTCAGGAAAAGCAGGCCGACTCGATCGTTCATGTCTCCGAGAGTTGGCCAGAAACCCCGGCGATGATCCGCGGCGATGCCCTGCAGCTCCGGGAAGCGTTCAAGAACATCCTGGTCAATGCGTTTCAGGCCATGCCGGAAGGTGGCGATCTGTCCATGGTTATTGACCCGAATCCTTCCAGGGGTGACGTACGGATCCGGATTGCGGACACGGGCGAGGGCATTCCCGAGGCCAACCGGGAAAAGGTCTTCCATCCTTTTTTCACCACGAAAAAAAACACGGGCGGGGGATTAGGCCTGAGTTTTGCATTTCGAGTCATCCAAAATCACTCCGGACGCATCGACGTTCGATCCGGTTCCGGTCAGGGAACCACGTTCACCGTGGTGCTGCCCTATCCGGCCGAGGATGGGTCTTGATGAAAACCCGATATGACAACATGGCGCCAACCGTTCTGGTGGTGGACGACGAGGCTTTCGCCAGGCGCTTTTTCGAGACGATTCTGGAGCAGGAGGGGTACGCCTGCCGCACGGCGGAAACAGCCGCCCAATGCAGGAAATACCTCGAATCCGAAGGTCCTCCGGACCTGCTCGTCCTCGACGTACGATTGCCGGACGGAAACGCCGTGAACGCCATGAAGCTGGGGGCCTTTGATTTCATTACCAAACCGTTCGAGGACGCTAACAAGGTCAAGATTTCCATCAAGAACGCCGTAGCCCACCGCCGTCTTGCCCTCGAGAACCGTCAACTGCGGACGCAACTCCAATCCCGAAGCGTGTTCCAAAACATGGTGGGCGAATCCAAATGCATGCAGCGGGTGTTCGAACTCATCGAGAAATCGGCCCGGGTCGGAAGCCATATTCTCATCGAAGGGGAGAGCGGAACGGGCAAGGATCTGGTGGCCGAGGCCATCCACAATCTGAGCGAGCAACGGGACGGCCGGTTCGTGCCGGTCAACTGCGCCGCCCTTTCCGAATCGCTGCTCGAGAGCGCGCTGTTCGGATATGAAAAAGGCGCTTTCACGGGCGCTCAAAGGACGACCCCCGGCTTTTTCGAGGAGGCTTCGGGGGGTACGCTGTTTCTGGATGAGATCGGCGACGCGTCTTTAGGCGTTCAGGCCAAGATACTGAGGGCCGTGGAAGAGGGCGCCATTTACCGCGTGGGACGAACAAAGCCCATTTCCGTCAACGCGCGCCTGATTTTCGCTACTCATAAGGACCTGAGCAAGGAGGTGGCGGAAGGGCGCTTCCGGCAGGACCTGTACTATCGGATCAACATCATCAAAATCCACCTGCCTCCGCTGCGGGAACGGAAAGAAGACATCCCTCTGCTCGTGCAGCGGTTTATGGAAAGGTACGCTTCGGAAACAGGTGTGTCCAAAAAAGGATTCGAGAACGGGGCCACGTCCTACCTGATGCAACGCGATTGGCCGGGAAACGTGCGTGAGCTGAAGAATTTCGTCGAACGGGTGATGGCCTTGCATCCTCACGAAACCGTGACACGGGAAGACCTGAGACCCTACGGGGAAGAAGATTCTCTTCGCGCCATGATGGGGATCGAGTCTTTGGACTTCGACGAAGCCAGGGAGCGCTTCGAACAGGCCTATTTCGAAACCCTGATCGCCAAAGCCAAAGGAGACCTTTCGCTGGCGGCCGAATACAGCGGAAAACACGTGGCCACCATCTATCGTAAGATCAAAGCCCTGGGGATAAAGATGAAGTGAGTTGGAAGATCCGGGGGAACCTTTTGAAAAAGGTTCCCCCGGACCCCTTCCAAAACGTTTCGAGCGGGTCGCGTCGCTGGCGCGCCGCGACCGGGGTCAGGGTTCTTTGGGAAGACGCCAATATAGTGAACTGCAGTCGGCAAGTAAAAGCATCATGAATATATCAAATCGGCAAATGCAATATGGCATAATTATGGGCTCCTCGTTCCCAAGTTGTACTTGGGAACGAGACATTGTAGCCGTTTAGAGCGGAAGCAGCGGTTCTCCTGCAGCAGGGGCGCGGCGTACAGC
Coding sequences within:
- a CDS encoding sigma-54-dependent Fis family transcriptional regulator — translated: MKTRYDNMAPTVLVVDDEAFARRFFETILEQEGYACRTAETAAQCRKYLESEGPPDLLVLDVRLPDGNAVNAMKLGAFDFITKPFEDANKVKISIKNAVAHRRLALENRQLRTQLQSRSVFQNMVGESKCMQRVFELIEKSARVGSHILIEGESGTGKDLVAEAIHNLSEQRDGRFVPVNCAALSESLLESALFGYEKGAFTGAQRTTPGFFEEASGGTLFLDEIGDASLGVQAKILRAVEEGAIYRVGRTKPISVNARLIFATHKDLSKEVAEGRFRQDLYYRINIIKIHLPPLRERKEDIPLLVQRFMERYASETGVSKKGFENGATSYLMQRDWPGNVRELKNFVERVMALHPHETVTREDLRPYGEEDSLRAMMGIESLDFDEARERFEQAYFETLIAKAKGDLSLAAEYSGKHVATIYRKIKALGIKMK